In Sphingobacterium sp. lm-10, one DNA window encodes the following:
- a CDS encoding phage tail tape measure protein: protein MADLRYRVVVDDAEARRRLRELLSNTGVSSQAGSGGGADDTKKAAAGIEDVRRAQVSLKEAQEAAVNSLRVLREERSKEIGELNTLKQLEQEAKAILAEKKSTTEQLTQAQKQANIELQKTRKDSLEYNLALKKQAEERRKATEEERKAEKVLRDAQKVLKDAERQQAQHEKASARRKKQLAQESSEYYQLNKALGNVRKETKDLLAEMFKLERQGRGNTVAYEQLRRKAEELTKQTQYLDRGIKKIDATLGLHQRNVGNYGDALSQISPIFSSVNGALQLLGTSIHELAEGGGSSITELGQIILEFGSKIGRFLLTPIGLVITVLGGLFMLFKANKQTVIDFNSGLLDVSKTTGLAGAELQSLSDDIIKLSRSLKTVSTDKLLEYATVAGQLGVKGSANILAFTEALAKLETASDISGEEGGAQIARLLTLVDGGVQNVKAFGDEIVNLGNNFPATEAEILANATRIAQSTGVYKIGRQEVLAYATATKSVGVEAELVGSTIGRTLGILEKVIRTGKGVSTVLKLVGGTQAELGARFRADAAGVLTDFIGGLSKVEGGAAGVNQALSAVGISAIRDRTVLGALATNGYDALLNSMDKVRNAAGAMDEEFTTAAGKLVNQGERIGIAWDNLVLSIENGQGVIGKSSVAVIGFFADIIEAITPAGSATQALTEEYIKQRNEVAATEGKIKPLLERYDELKHSGHLNTKQQRELKDIIQQIAAVMPSAVSGWNSLGEALDINRSKVLGLTEAHRELLKEMNLSTTRELNQQFEQQAKMADRAFKILNNNKFDELGLERHRERFATVKKELLTTAEELRSIGNTLTSEQRDVLDRYGFFNAGIMDVELPARFKKVDNTVVGDVDEAARKKAEDAAKRAEEQRRQAFERHRALQLSIDAMNEQASRNAMSRDEQEVASIRDKYAKIKEEVRKFYNDPKNKDFKVDMGALQRSEDFEVSEATTRQGSVELAKSLDKQKTLVDEYNAYVEATSVEAADKRFAKELELIKSYRQRIVQERAKIGAAQMTASAFGMFGAPAALTLAQQEADKALKERGEAFDKEERQRGNQRLIEAVKLAETIGEAELRIRKKYTDAYAELGKDASEEQKENLKRAYLKDLEALVDNTPQFKEALENIEKSSEAMLGNAFRKGKEVILSMIDGLKEATDDQKMQLKKIFGDFFDEGAKNADLGKWDAISGAARDFQVLVEASLQFATNTGEALQSLTSMITASTNIARTLGDLFNSKQMLNISSKIGLFAPLLGVGNAISNFFNERRESNNQRVQEQVELANQRQLKSTEAVTRMLEAQLNLINEIYGDKRLEEYSKSLGDIASNYSNINKQLDGMYKMTGDAFTDNILERLNRGETAKEIENSFRKFDAEWYKARDILNKKSLDRQDRFSSLPSDIEDARKELITLKAAAALTGDAKTQELINQLESQIDLYERTANRLREENTGNAFSSILSNVKSIFLNSGEDAADAWSKGFDKIMEDYMMQKFSRDWLEEKLQVFYEQFDQLADSGGELTDKERDQLKQSWDDIQKEGEKRLQNLRDTLKLEAGDSSSSLKSESIGRQLTEATGNEIVGMYRAGYDIAKQQLNILHSQQATQVNLLAIAQNKLIALNAIQINTYNTASEALNIANNTASMLSELKAVNRNLGGKYAN from the coding sequence ATGGCAGATTTACGTTATAGGGTAGTTGTTGATGATGCTGAAGCTCGCAGAAGATTACGCGAGCTTTTGTCGAATACGGGTGTTTCGTCTCAAGCAGGATCTGGCGGCGGAGCAGATGATACAAAGAAAGCTGCTGCAGGAATAGAGGATGTCCGTCGCGCGCAAGTTAGTTTGAAGGAAGCTCAAGAGGCAGCCGTAAATTCACTGCGTGTTCTTCGCGAGGAAAGATCCAAAGAAATTGGCGAGCTGAATACTCTAAAGCAATTGGAGCAGGAGGCTAAGGCAATCCTTGCCGAAAAAAAATCTACCACCGAGCAGTTGACCCAAGCGCAGAAACAAGCTAACATCGAACTTCAAAAAACCCGGAAAGATTCGCTTGAGTACAACCTAGCATTAAAAAAGCAGGCAGAGGAACGTCGCAAAGCCACTGAAGAAGAGCGCAAGGCCGAGAAGGTTCTTCGCGATGCGCAGAAAGTATTGAAAGATGCTGAGCGTCAACAAGCGCAACATGAAAAGGCATCCGCTCGGCGTAAAAAACAACTTGCTCAGGAAAGTAGCGAATATTACCAACTTAACAAGGCGTTGGGCAATGTTCGTAAAGAAACTAAAGATCTTCTGGCCGAGATGTTCAAATTGGAACGCCAGGGCAGGGGTAATACTGTGGCGTATGAACAGCTCCGTCGAAAAGCCGAAGAGCTAACCAAACAAACCCAATACCTCGATCGTGGAATTAAGAAGATTGATGCTACTCTAGGTTTACATCAGCGTAATGTCGGTAATTATGGCGATGCTCTTAGCCAAATTTCACCAATATTTTCATCTGTCAATGGAGCACTACAATTGTTAGGAACTTCAATACATGAATTAGCGGAAGGGGGAGGAAGTTCTATAACCGAATTAGGTCAAATAATCCTTGAGTTCGGATCGAAGATAGGCAGATTTCTTTTAACGCCTATTGGGTTAGTGATTACAGTGTTAGGTGGTTTGTTTATGCTTTTTAAAGCTAATAAACAAACCGTTATTGATTTTAACAGTGGTTTACTTGACGTAAGCAAGACTACCGGCCTAGCTGGTGCGGAGTTGCAATCCCTTTCCGATGATATCATCAAGCTTTCTAGATCGCTAAAAACGGTAAGCACGGATAAGCTTTTAGAATATGCTACTGTTGCTGGTCAATTAGGTGTTAAGGGATCCGCGAACATTCTCGCATTTACTGAGGCATTGGCCAAGCTTGAAACTGCTTCCGATATCAGCGGTGAAGAAGGCGGTGCGCAGATCGCTCGTTTGCTTACCCTCGTGGATGGTGGAGTACAAAATGTAAAAGCCTTCGGGGATGAAATAGTAAACCTGGGTAATAATTTTCCAGCCACAGAAGCCGAGATATTAGCCAATGCAACGCGGATTGCACAATCCACAGGTGTTTATAAGATCGGTCGCCAAGAAGTGCTGGCCTACGCTACTGCGACTAAATCTGTTGGTGTGGAAGCTGAGCTTGTCGGATCCACTATTGGCCGTACTCTCGGAATCTTGGAAAAAGTGATTCGTACTGGGAAAGGAGTCTCCACCGTATTAAAATTGGTTGGGGGAACTCAGGCTGAATTGGGTGCCAGATTCCGCGCTGATGCAGCAGGCGTATTAACTGATTTCATTGGCGGACTTAGTAAAGTAGAAGGTGGTGCAGCAGGGGTCAATCAAGCTTTATCAGCGGTTGGTATTAGCGCAATTAGAGATAGAACGGTACTTGGAGCGTTAGCCACTAATGGTTACGATGCCCTCTTAAACTCCATGGACAAAGTGCGCAACGCAGCTGGAGCGATGGACGAAGAGTTTACTACTGCGGCTGGTAAGTTGGTAAATCAAGGCGAACGGATCGGTATTGCCTGGGATAATCTTGTTCTTAGTATTGAAAATGGGCAGGGTGTTATCGGAAAATCCAGTGTAGCAGTGATAGGCTTTTTTGCTGATATCATAGAAGCGATTACACCAGCAGGTTCGGCAACTCAAGCTCTTACAGAGGAATACATCAAGCAACGTAATGAAGTGGCTGCTACAGAAGGTAAAATAAAGCCACTTTTAGAGCGATACGATGAGTTAAAGCATAGCGGTCACTTAAACACTAAGCAACAGCGAGAATTGAAAGATATTATTCAGCAAATCGCCGCTGTAATGCCGTCGGCCGTATCTGGATGGAACAGTTTGGGAGAAGCCTTGGATATTAATCGATCGAAGGTTCTAGGGCTTACAGAAGCGCATCGTGAGTTACTAAAGGAAATGAACCTGTCAACCACTCGTGAACTGAATCAGCAGTTCGAGCAGCAGGCTAAAATGGCCGATAGAGCATTTAAAATCCTAAACAATAACAAATTCGACGAACTTGGATTAGAAAGGCACCGAGAAAGATTTGCCACTGTTAAAAAGGAACTCCTGACAACTGCTGAAGAACTTCGAAGCATTGGAAACACACTTACTAGCGAGCAGCGTGATGTCCTAGATAGGTACGGATTCTTTAATGCTGGAATAATGGACGTCGAACTACCAGCACGTTTTAAGAAGGTAGATAATACAGTCGTTGGTGATGTAGATGAAGCGGCTCGTAAGAAAGCCGAAGATGCCGCTAAACGGGCCGAAGAGCAGCGCAGACAAGCATTCGAACGCCATCGTGCTTTACAACTCTCTATTGATGCGATGAATGAGCAGGCTTCGCGAAATGCCATGAGCCGTGATGAACAGGAGGTAGCTTCTATTCGTGATAAGTATGCTAAGATTAAAGAAGAGGTCCGCAAGTTCTATAACGATCCAAAGAATAAAGATTTCAAAGTCGATATGGGCGCATTACAGCGCTCTGAGGATTTTGAGGTGTCGGAGGCGACAACTAGACAGGGATCCGTCGAGCTTGCTAAATCACTCGACAAGCAAAAGACACTAGTTGACGAATATAACGCATATGTGGAGGCTACCTCTGTAGAAGCAGCGGATAAGCGTTTTGCTAAAGAGCTGGAACTCATCAAAAGTTACCGCCAGCGAATTGTGCAGGAGCGAGCTAAGATTGGTGCGGCACAAATGACTGCTTCAGCCTTTGGGATGTTCGGTGCTCCGGCCGCATTGACACTGGCGCAGCAAGAAGCTGATAAGGCTTTAAAAGAGAGAGGAGAGGCTTTTGATAAAGAAGAGCGTCAGCGTGGTAATCAACGATTGATTGAAGCCGTTAAACTAGCCGAAACGATTGGCGAAGCTGAATTGCGGATCCGTAAAAAGTATACTGATGCGTATGCGGAGCTAGGAAAGGATGCTAGTGAGGAGCAAAAGGAAAATCTGAAACGTGCTTACCTCAAAGATCTTGAAGCACTAGTCGACAATACACCTCAATTTAAGGAGGCTTTGGAAAACATAGAAAAATCATCTGAAGCTATGCTAGGCAATGCCTTCCGTAAAGGCAAAGAGGTGATTCTGTCAATGATCGACGGACTTAAGGAAGCAACTGATGATCAGAAAATGCAGCTCAAAAAGATTTTCGGAGACTTCTTCGATGAAGGGGCAAAGAATGCTGATCTAGGTAAATGGGACGCTATTTCTGGGGCTGCACGGGATTTTCAGGTATTGGTTGAAGCTAGTTTGCAGTTTGCAACCAACACAGGTGAAGCATTACAGTCATTGACATCGATGATAACTGCATCTACTAATATTGCAAGAACACTTGGAGATTTGTTTAATAGTAAGCAGATGCTCAACATATCTTCGAAGATTGGACTTTTTGCTCCACTGCTAGGTGTTGGGAATGCAATCAGTAATTTCTTTAATGAACGCAGAGAATCTAACAACCAACGAGTACAAGAACAAGTTGAACTTGCTAATCAGAGACAACTTAAGAGCACTGAAGCGGTAACCAGAATGCTTGAGGCGCAATTGAACCTTATCAATGAGATATATGGTGATAAGCGACTAGAAGAATATAGCAAGAGCTTAGGAGATATTGCATCGAATTATTCTAACATCAATAAGCAGCTTGATGGGATGTACAAGATGACTGGCGACGCTTTCACCGATAATATTCTGGAGAGGTTGAACCGTGGCGAAACAGCTAAAGAGATTGAAAACTCATTTCGCAAATTTGATGCTGAATGGTACAAGGCGAGGGACATTCTAAACAAAAAAAGCTTAGATAGGCAAGATCGATTTTCGTCACTTCCATCGGATATTGAGGATGCTCGAAAGGAGTTGATCACATTGAAAGCAGCAGCAGCTCTTACCGGTGATGCTAAAACACAAGAGTTGATTAATCAATTAGAGTCTCAGATTGATCTATACGAAAGAACAGCTAACCGCCTCCGCGAAGAAAACACCGGAAACGCTTTTTCCTCAATCTTAAGTAACGTAAAATCTATCTTCTTAAACAGTGGTGAAGATGCTGCGGACGCATGGTCCAAAGGATTCGATAAGATCATGGAAGATTACATGATGCAGAAGTTTTCTCGCGATTGGTTGGAGGAGAAGTTGCAAGTTTTTTACGAGCAGTTTGATCAACTGGCTGACAGCGGAGGTGAATTGACCGATAAAGAACGTGATCAGCTAAAGCAAAGTTGGGATGATATACAGAAGGAAGGCGAAAAGCGTTTGCAGAATTTACGTGATACTTTGAAGCTTGAAGCAGGAGATTCTTCCTCATCCCTTAAATCAGAATCGATTGGCAGGCAGCTAACCGAAGCGACAGGCAATGAGATCGTCGGCATGTACCGCGCTGGTTATGATATCGCCAAGCAGCAGCTAAACATTTTGCATAGTCAGCAAGCAACGCAAGTTAATCTTCTGGCGATTGCTCAAAATAAGTTGATTGCTTTGAATGCAATTCAGATTAATACCTACAACACCGCAAGTGAGGCTCTAAATATCGCCAATAATACGGCTAGCATGCTGAGCGAACTCAAAGCCGTAAACAGAAATTTAGGAGGTAAGTATGCCAACTAA
- a CDS encoding phage portal protein encodes MKETKQAQAVVQPKLIEEMGKRAAPTYEVKPEINPDDHAIHDEQKRKKKAIVKKVMGADGKPVMMADGQTPTTQTTYIDPARLSLSLQDIIVTRRVAFMNLGKVKLFAEPADTGEERAFALLQRLRENNKVAFKESEIANLMNRELQAAKLWYSTDTNDATHWGEYSAVKKNFKMQILAPSKGDTLLPVFDNHGDMVYFGRGYEIDAQQEDGGGASGGGADKKIKCLDVYTIDKLYRFQQGAAAVGGSGAGEGWTLIDTVDLPYGKIPVIYYSKDRPIWANVQPLIERLETVISNFADTNDYHASPTLVFKGASGAQAQEKGESGKAVLLTGEHADAKYVTWDQSVDAVKLEIDTLVNFIYSLTQTPNISFEEMKALGNLSGVAFDRVFIDAHLASRREIEGGYGELIQRGINLEKALLASMDTSVSGAMQTLSVTFEAPHFQLEDLDADVGLAIKAKDGGLISVETAMGISGLVTNVQDEMERMKGEQPADSADDKNI; translated from the coding sequence ATGAAAGAGACTAAGCAAGCACAGGCAGTGGTTCAACCCAAACTCATTGAAGAAATGGGGAAAAGAGCTGCGCCAACATATGAGGTAAAGCCGGAGATCAATCCCGATGATCATGCTATTCACGATGAGCAGAAGAGGAAGAAGAAGGCGATCGTCAAGAAGGTGATGGGGGCGGATGGCAAGCCGGTGATGATGGCCGATGGTCAGACGCCTACAACGCAAACTACTTACATCGATCCTGCAAGGCTTTCATTATCCCTTCAGGACATCATTGTCACCAGGCGTGTGGCATTCATGAACTTAGGTAAGGTGAAGCTATTTGCAGAACCGGCCGACACAGGTGAGGAACGGGCGTTTGCTTTACTTCAGCGTTTGCGCGAAAACAATAAGGTCGCTTTCAAAGAATCTGAAATTGCAAACCTTATGAACCGTGAGTTGCAAGCTGCTAAGTTGTGGTACTCTACCGATACAAACGATGCTACCCATTGGGGCGAATATAGTGCGGTTAAGAAGAATTTTAAAATGCAGATCCTTGCGCCAAGCAAGGGCGATACGTTGCTTCCGGTGTTTGACAACCATGGTGACATGGTGTATTTCGGTAGGGGTTATGAGATCGATGCGCAGCAGGAAGATGGCGGCGGTGCTAGTGGTGGCGGAGCCGATAAGAAGATCAAATGCTTGGACGTGTACACCATAGATAAGCTTTACCGCTTCCAGCAAGGTGCTGCGGCTGTTGGTGGATCCGGAGCAGGGGAGGGATGGACATTAATTGATACGGTCGATCTTCCATATGGAAAGATTCCTGTGATCTACTACAGTAAGGATCGTCCGATCTGGGCAAATGTTCAACCACTTATCGAACGCCTGGAAACGGTGATTAGCAACTTTGCAGACACCAATGATTATCACGCATCACCAACGCTTGTATTCAAAGGTGCAAGCGGTGCGCAAGCTCAGGAGAAAGGCGAGAGTGGCAAGGCTGTTTTGCTTACTGGTGAGCATGCAGATGCGAAATACGTTACCTGGGATCAGTCAGTCGATGCGGTTAAGCTGGAAATCGATACTTTGGTGAACTTCATCTACTCGCTAACCCAAACACCTAACATCAGCTTTGAAGAAATGAAAGCCTTGGGTAATCTATCTGGAGTCGCTTTTGATCGCGTGTTTATCGATGCGCATTTGGCTAGTCGACGTGAGATTGAAGGCGGCTACGGTGAGTTGATCCAGCGAGGTATCAACCTGGAGAAAGCATTGCTTGCAAGTATGGATACATCGGTGTCTGGCGCAATGCAAACCCTTAGCGTTACCTTCGAAGCACCACACTTCCAATTGGAGGATTTGGATGCTGATGTTGGCTTGGCGATTAAAGCGAAAGATGGTGGGTTGATCAGCGTGGAGACGGCAATGGGTATCAGTGGCCTAGTGACAAACGTGCAGGATGAAATGGAGCGGATGAAAGGGGAGCAACCTGCCGATAGTGCAGATGATAAAAATATTTAA
- a CDS encoding major capsid protein, which yields MEKSLFIQWVQKFFPGIIVRTVETLNDTKRPLAYLHTTMLRPLFSVTGKWESLSASFSLVAADVVAMDSELPLKSRDQISQASGDIPKMGIELALNETELTQLDTLIANGATNGQVIAKLFADTPRAIGAIYERNEAIFLQGFSTGITVVDDPENVGVGVRCNYKYKVDHKFGVEAVYTDKANAKPFDDFQKIVDKATEDGNTIISVYTDTPTINAIAATDQAKEYYSFNQNSTGNKEIPNLDFDQLNSLVSKRYGFTFIKVDRTVKVERNAKRTTIKPFAAGAMVFVSTNTVGELVYARLAEENHKQAGVEYSKANEYILVSKFRQTTPSLKEVTRAQARVVPVVTAIDEIYLLDTKTIQA from the coding sequence ATGGAAAAATCATTATTTATTCAGTGGGTACAAAAGTTCTTTCCGGGAATTATTGTGCGTACGGTCGAAACATTAAACGATACCAAGCGGCCATTGGCTTACTTGCATACGACGATGTTGCGTCCGCTATTCTCTGTTACAGGGAAGTGGGAAAGCCTATCAGCATCCTTTAGCTTAGTTGCTGCAGATGTGGTGGCCATGGATTCGGAATTACCGCTTAAGTCGCGCGATCAAATTTCGCAAGCGAGCGGCGATATTCCTAAAATGGGTATTGAGCTTGCCTTGAATGAGACTGAGCTTACGCAGCTTGACACATTGATTGCAAATGGAGCGACGAACGGACAGGTGATTGCGAAGCTATTTGCTGATACTCCGCGTGCTATCGGTGCAATTTACGAGCGTAACGAAGCCATCTTCTTGCAAGGGTTTTCTACCGGTATCACCGTAGTTGATGATCCTGAAAATGTTGGTGTAGGTGTACGTTGTAACTACAAGTACAAGGTTGATCATAAATTTGGTGTAGAAGCGGTTTATACCGACAAAGCGAATGCGAAGCCGTTTGACGATTTTCAGAAAATTGTGGACAAAGCAACTGAAGATGGTAATACCATCATATCGGTTTACACGGATACGCCGACAATCAATGCTATTGCTGCTACTGACCAAGCGAAAGAGTATTATTCCTTTAACCAGAATAGTACTGGCAACAAAGAGATTCCAAACCTCGATTTTGATCAGTTAAATTCTCTAGTCAGCAAACGTTACGGCTTTACATTCATCAAAGTAGACCGTACGGTGAAGGTTGAAAGGAATGCAAAACGTACTACCATTAAACCGTTCGCGGCAGGTGCTATGGTGTTTGTTTCTACAAATACTGTAGGCGAGTTGGTTTACGCGCGATTGGCAGAGGAAAACCATAAGCAAGCTGGTGTGGAATATAGCAAAGCCAACGAGTACATCTTGGTGAGCAAATTTCGCCAGACCACGCCATCGTTGAAAGAGGTGACACGCGCTCAGGCACGTGTGGTGCCGGTGGTTACGGCCATCGATGAAATCTATTTGTTGGACACTAAAACTATTCAAGCATAA
- a CDS encoding terminase small subunit → MKLTVNQRRFVEEYCKDFNATQAAIRAGYSAKTAAVVGHENLRKPNISQSITARLDELSLSAEELTKKTADIARGNLADYMTTRMVEHTPRVRKGLNEIIAELEYELMLKEEFCAEKGYTEEAYDEFQAMLEPKRDQILAYQIELRRNPFATRLVSGEPELVPQVEVDMQKLIADKERGIIKSFKYGKNGLEVELYSADAAMDRLMRVRGMYKDKLDITTKDQSLNEKVSPEDAQRLLQQLASGQYNMENNV, encoded by the coding sequence GTGAAGTTGACAGTCAATCAGCGTCGTTTCGTGGAGGAGTACTGCAAAGATTTTAATGCTACACAGGCAGCAATACGTGCTGGATACAGTGCCAAGACGGCTGCTGTTGTTGGTCACGAAAACTTAAGAAAACCTAATATTTCGCAATCAATTACCGCTAGATTGGACGAATTGTCTTTATCAGCTGAGGAGCTTACCAAGAAGACTGCGGACATTGCCCGTGGTAACTTAGCGGACTACATGACTACGAGGATGGTTGAGCATACTCCTAGAGTACGTAAAGGTCTCAATGAGATCATTGCTGAGCTTGAATACGAGCTCATGCTTAAAGAGGAGTTCTGCGCAGAAAAGGGGTATACCGAAGAAGCTTATGATGAGTTTCAGGCGATGCTTGAGCCTAAGCGTGATCAAATCCTTGCTTATCAGATTGAGCTGCGAAGAAATCCCTTTGCTACTCGTTTAGTAAGCGGTGAACCGGAACTAGTGCCTCAAGTAGAAGTTGATATGCAAAAGTTGATAGCCGACAAAGAGCGAGGTATTATCAAATCTTTCAAATATGGAAAGAACGGTTTAGAGGTTGAGCTTTACTCAGCGGATGCGGCGATGGATCGTCTAATGCGCGTTCGTGGGATGTATAAGGACAAGTTGGATATCACAACCAAGGATCAATCATTAAACGAGAAAGTGTCTCCTGAGGACGCGCAACGATTGTTACAGCAGCTTGCGAGTGGGCAATACAACATGGAAAACAACGTCTAA
- a CDS encoding AbiH family protein has product MNKLIIIGNGFDLAHGLKTSYGQFLKSYLINVFDDALENHINSDQLIFQVVFERYDAYSGGGYKVIANSEDLYDLFTDDYTKFSRGIPIGYRSENSNRIRSISNVKISTNSNLVRKLLSTGNSLLWVDIERIFYDELKNILVNNSLSQNKVVESLNVLNQELENLKSALLVHLNSEIKGAEINDIFEDLAMEPIESYKILERDFVNGSYFDKENLDFKKVTFLDFNYTHLIRKINLNKIKHDFIHIHGVLKSDKLPVIFGYGDEIDDIYHDIEKTNINEYMTHIKSFGYFKAESYSELKRTIESEPFVVYIWGHSCGLSDRTLLNMIFENDNCVGIKIFYYNKPDGTDNYDEITQNISRHFKNKTKMRNRVFNKRFCSSFPQMNQ; this is encoded by the coding sequence ATGAACAAACTAATCATTATCGGAAATGGATTTGACCTAGCACATGGATTGAAGACAAGCTATGGACAGTTTCTGAAGTCTTATTTAATAAATGTTTTTGATGACGCATTAGAAAATCATATTAATAGCGATCAGCTTATTTTTCAAGTAGTTTTCGAAAGATACGATGCTTATTCTGGTGGCGGCTACAAAGTCATCGCTAACTCTGAGGATTTGTACGACCTATTTACTGACGATTACACAAAGTTCTCGCGAGGAATTCCAATTGGGTATCGTAGTGAGAACAGCAATAGAATAAGATCAATTTCTAATGTTAAGATTTCTACTAATAGTAATTTGGTACGGAAGCTTCTAAGCACGGGGAACTCATTATTATGGGTTGATATTGAAAGGATATTTTACGATGAACTAAAGAATATTTTAGTCAATAATAGTCTTTCTCAAAACAAGGTTGTTGAAAGTTTAAACGTATTAAACCAAGAACTTGAAAACTTAAAAAGCGCTCTATTAGTGCATTTGAACAGCGAAATTAAAGGGGCTGAAATTAACGATATTTTCGAAGATTTGGCTATGGAACCTATTGAGTCGTATAAAATTTTAGAGAGAGATTTTGTTAACGGCAGTTATTTTGATAAGGAGAATCTCGATTTTAAAAAAGTCACTTTTTTAGATTTCAATTACACGCATTTAATCAGGAAAATAAATTTAAACAAGATTAAGCACGATTTCATACATATACATGGTGTGCTAAAAAGTGATAAGCTACCTGTCATTTTTGGATATGGTGATGAGATAGATGATATTTATCATGACATCGAAAAGACCAACATAAATGAATACATGACACATATTAAGTCATTTGGTTATTTTAAAGCTGAAAGCTATTCGGAGCTAAAACGCACAATAGAGTCTGAACCTTTTGTGGTATATATTTGGGGGCATTCTTGTGGACTGTCCGACAGAACTTTGTTGAACATGATTTTTGAGAATGACAATTGTGTTGGGATAAAGATTTTTTACTATAATAAACCTGATGGTACTGACAATTATGATGAAATCACCCAAAACATAAGCCGACATTTTAAAAATAAAACGAAAATGCGTAATAGGGTTTTTAATAAGCGATTTTGCAGTAGTTTTCCACAAATGAACCAATGA
- the terL gene encoding phage terminase large subunit: MITNASFTRRDIVALWCKSSIMNYTQYFFQKQYSRGFVVGDHHVKIAKALDDVLMGRITRLIINIAPRYGKTELAVKNFISAGLAINPASKFIHLSYSDDLALDNSEAVKDLVTSEAYQQLFPDVELKQGSGAKNKWYTTQGGGVYARAAGGQVTGFGAGQVDTEPNDAQLQDDELELDEMLALGGELFGGALIIDDPIKPDDADSEIKRERVNNRFDSTIINRVNSRNTPIIIIMQRLHENDLCGHVLANYPGEWEVLSLPCIIVEDGQSLQEGKALWEFKHTLNELLKMNDINPINFGRQYMQNPQPKEGLMYRPFKEYLNIPPSGKIYRKAYVDTADTGKDYLCSIAYTETDLGCYIQDVLYTQDPMEITEPDTARQLATYRVTDAKIESNNGGRGFARNVEAHLVTLKAFDCKVSWFHQGDNKQARIFTNSAKVNMLIHMPAGWEKMWPQFRKHITTYTKKGNNPHDDAQDCLTGIAENFGINNESNIDDSIIGMFG, translated from the coding sequence ATGATAACAAACGCATCCTTTACACGTCGCGATATCGTCGCACTATGGTGCAAGTCATCCATAATGAACTACACGCAGTACTTCTTTCAAAAGCAGTATTCGCGTGGTTTTGTGGTTGGTGATCATCATGTGAAGATTGCAAAAGCTTTAGACGATGTTCTGATGGGCCGAATCACACGTTTGATCATCAACATTGCCCCTCGATACGGTAAGACGGAGTTGGCGGTTAAAAACTTCATATCGGCTGGCCTAGCTATCAATCCAGCATCAAAATTTATTCACCTAAGCTATTCAGATGACCTTGCCTTGGATAACTCGGAAGCAGTTAAGGATCTGGTGACTAGTGAAGCATATCAGCAGCTATTTCCGGATGTAGAACTCAAGCAAGGATCTGGCGCAAAAAATAAGTGGTATACGACACAGGGCGGTGGTGTTTATGCTCGCGCAGCTGGTGGACAGGTGACAGGTTTTGGTGCTGGTCAAGTTGATACAGAGCCTAATGATGCGCAGTTGCAAGATGACGAGCTAGAGTTGGATGAAATGCTTGCTCTGGGCGGTGAACTCTTTGGCGGTGCACTAATCATTGATGATCCGATCAAGCCGGATGATGCGGATAGCGAGATAAAGCGTGAGCGCGTGAACAATCGATTTGATAGTACGATAATCAACCGTGTAAACTCTAGGAACACTCCGATCATTATCATTATGCAGCGTTTGCATGAGAATGATCTATGCGGCCATGTACTTGCGAATTATCCTGGTGAATGGGAGGTACTTAGTTTGCCGTGCATAATTGTAGAGGATGGGCAGTCACTTCAGGAAGGCAAAGCACTTTGGGAGTTCAAGCATACGCTTAACGAGCTGCTTAAAATGAACGATATCAACCCGATCAACTTCGGACGCCAGTACATGCAGAATCCGCAACCCAAAGAAGGATTGATGTACCGGCCATTCAAAGAATACTTGAACATACCACCATCAGGTAAAATCTACCGAAAAGCTTATGTCGATACCGCCGACACTGGTAAGGATTATTTATGCAGCATTGCATACACTGAAACTGATCTTGGCTGCTATATACAAGACGTTCTTTATACGCAAGATCCGATGGAGATCACTGAGCCAGATACTGCGCGACAGTTAGCAACATACCGAGTGACCGATGCAAAGATCGAATCAAATAACGGTGGTCGCGGATTCGCTCGGAATGTGGAAGCACACCTCGTAACTCTCAAAGCATTTGATTGCAAAGTGAGTTGGTTCCATCAGGGAGATAATAAGCAGGCGAGGATCTTCACCAATTCTGCAAAGGTCAATATGCTCATCCATATGCCAGCGGGATGGGAGAAGATGTGGCCGCAGTTTCGTAAGCACATTACCACCTACACCAAGAAAGGGAATAATCCGCATGATGATGCTCAGGATTGTTTGACAGGGATCGCAGAGAACTTTGGCATCAACAATGAAAGCAACATCGACGATTCGATCATAGGCATGTTTGGTTAG